One segment of Bradyrhizobium sp. CB2312 DNA contains the following:
- a CDS encoding carboxylesterase family protein, with translation MRSLLALIATSAFLCCAGFAVAQPVGQFPFALTREGQMLGAVEGEVASFKGLAYAAAPVGALRWRPPQATAESSEMRTVYDYGAPCLQPALPGASEDCLTLNVFRPFGVDGPLPLMVFIHGGGFVSGTANDPLFDGAKLAQAGLIVVTVNYRLGALGWLSHPESSDGGSGNYGLMDQIAALHWVHDNIAAFGGDPGNVTLFGSDAGATSIALLMLSAPLRGLFQKAILQSVPGRSRLRSAQEAEAVGRQFAAALGSQTDLRAAEPRRLVAAQKHLLEKSPHGFAPFIDGALVTGEIAEGFAAGHESRIPLIIGSNDDEAGLDTDLDIKEVLAASGATSEELRNFYPDLAKPSDLAARFYTDKVFSEPVRLLARLHAANGAPTFRYRFAYVPEARLANPDGGHGRELQFIFGVEGVPGAGIFSRRDREVASRMRSYWVNFVRGGDPNGPDLPRWDAAADRDRLLLITNDHIASGDDPLSERLDRLAR, from the coding sequence ATGCGGTCCCTGCTTGCGCTCATTGCGACGTCCGCGTTCCTTTGCTGTGCCGGCTTCGCCGTCGCCCAGCCGGTCGGACAGTTCCCCTTTGCGCTGACGCGCGAGGGGCAGATGCTGGGCGCCGTCGAGGGCGAGGTGGCCTCGTTCAAGGGGCTGGCCTATGCGGCGGCGCCGGTCGGTGCGTTGCGCTGGCGGCCGCCGCAGGCAACGGCCGAAAGCTCGGAGATGCGCACCGTCTACGATTACGGTGCACCGTGCCTTCAGCCAGCGCTGCCAGGCGCGAGCGAGGATTGCCTGACGCTGAACGTGTTCCGTCCCTTCGGGGTCGACGGTCCGCTGCCGCTGATGGTCTTCATCCATGGCGGCGGTTTCGTCTCGGGCACGGCGAACGATCCGCTGTTCGACGGCGCCAAGCTCGCGCAGGCGGGCCTCATCGTGGTCACCGTGAATTATCGCCTCGGCGCGCTCGGCTGGCTTAGCCATCCCGAATCGTCGGACGGCGGCTCCGGCAATTACGGGCTGATGGATCAGATCGCGGCGCTGCACTGGGTTCACGACAACATCGCGGCTTTTGGCGGCGATCCCGGCAATGTCACTCTGTTCGGCAGCGACGCAGGCGCGACCTCGATCGCGCTGTTGATGCTGTCCGCGCCATTGCGCGGCCTGTTTCAGAAAGCCATCCTGCAATCGGTGCCGGGCCGTAGCCGCTTGCGCTCGGCTCAGGAGGCCGAAGCCGTGGGCCGGCAGTTCGCGGCGGCGCTGGGGTCGCAGACTGATTTGCGCGCGGCCGAGCCGCGGCGCCTGGTTGCCGCCCAAAAACATCTGCTGGAAAAATCGCCGCACGGCTTTGCGCCATTCATCGATGGAGCTCTGGTGACCGGAGAAATTGCCGAGGGCTTTGCGGCCGGCCATGAAAGCCGCATCCCCCTGATCATCGGCTCGAACGACGACGAGGCGGGCCTCGATACAGACCTCGACATCAAGGAGGTGCTCGCAGCGTCAGGCGCCACGAGCGAGGAGCTGCGCAATTTTTATCCCGATCTCGCCAAGCCTTCAGACCTTGCGGCGAGGTTCTACACCGACAAGGTCTTCTCCGAGCCGGTGCGGCTGTTGGCCCGCCTGCATGCCGCAAACGGTGCGCCGACGTTTCGTTATCGTTTTGCTTATGTGCCGGAAGCGCGGCTTGCAAATCCCGACGGTGGTCACGGGCGGGAGTTGCAGTTCATCTTCGGCGTGGAGGGTGTGCCCGGTGCAGGCATCTTCTCGCGCCGCGACCGCGAGGTCGCAAGCCGCATGCGCAGCTACTGGGTCAACTTCGTGAGGGGCGGCGACCCCAACGGTCCCGACCTGCCGCGCTGGGACGCGGCCGCAGACCGCGATCGCCTGCTGCTGATCACGAACGACCACATCGCGAGCGGAGACGATCCCTTGTCGGAGCGTCTCGACCGGCTCGCGCGCTAG